A section of the Chloroflexota bacterium genome encodes:
- the plsY gene encoding glycerol-3-phosphate 1-O-acyltransferase PlsY has translation MLEGLATAVLAYLIGAIPFGFIAGRLRGVDLRQYGSGKLGATNVLRTLGTRTAMVVFATDILKGVGAAYLGFYLMKGMPGALAGGLAAMLGHNWPLYLGFRGGRGVLVFLGSFFVLDWRIALAGGIFGLLVIALSRYASLGSLLGMALGVVLGLLVWALGGGREPFVFALAGGSLVVFQHRDNIYRLLSGTERKLGSKAEKRG, from the coding sequence ATGCTGGAGGGATTGGCCACTGCTGTCCTGGCGTATCTTATCGGGGCTATTCCCTTTGGCTTCATCGCCGGGAGGCTCAGGGGTGTAGACCTGAGGCAGTATGGCAGTGGCAAGCTGGGGGCCACCAATGTCCTGCGAACCCTGGGCACCCGCACCGCCATGGTGGTCTTCGCGACCGATATCTTGAAGGGGGTTGGGGCGGCCTATCTGGGCTTCTACTTGATGAAAGGCATGCCGGGGGCCTTGGCGGGGGGCCTGGCGGCTATGCTGGGGCACAACTGGCCCCTATATCTCGGCTTCCGGGGGGGAAGGGGGGTCCTGGTCTTCCTGGGTAGCTTCTTCGTCCTGGACTGGAGGATAGCCCTGGCGGGGGGGATCTTTGGCCTTCTGGTCATCGCCCTATCCCGGTATGCCTCCCTGGGCTCCCTGCTGGGGATGGCGCTGGGGGTGGTCCTGGGCCTTCTGGTCTGGGCACTTGGGGGGGGGAGGGAGCCCTTTGTTTTCGCTCTCGCCGGAGGCTCCCTGGTGGTCTTCCAGCACCGGGACAATATCTACCGCCTCCTCTCCGGCACGGAGAGGAAACTGGGGAGCAAGGCAGAGAAGAGGGGATGA